From Choloepus didactylus isolate mChoDid1 chromosome 19, mChoDid1.pri, whole genome shotgun sequence, one genomic window encodes:
- the UCKL1 gene encoding uridine-cytidine kinase-like 1 translates to MAFADKTLLELLDMKIFVDTDSDIRLVRRLRRDIGERGRDIEGVIKQYNKFVKPAFDQYIQPTMRLADIVVPRGSGNAVAIDLIVQHVHSQLEERELSVRAALASAHQCHPLPRTLSVLKSTPQVRGMHTIIRDKETSRDEFIFYSKRLMRLLIEHALSFLPFQDCIVQTPQGQDYEGKCYAGKQITGVSILRAGETMEPALRAVCKDVRIGTILIQTNQLTGEPELHYLRLPKDISDDHVILMDCTVSTGAAAMMAVRVLLDHDVPEDKIFLLSLLMAEMGVHSVAYAFPRVKIITTAVDKRVNDLFRIIPGIGNFGDRYFGTDAAPDGSDEEEVAATG, encoded by the exons ATGGCCTTTGCGGACAAGACGCTGCTGGAG CTGCTGGACATGAAAATATTCGTGGACACGGACTCGGACATCCGCCTGGTGCGGCGTCTGCGTCGGGACATCGGCGAGCGGGGCCGCGACATTGAGGGCGTCATCAAGCAGTACAACAAGTTTGTCAAACCGGCCTTCGACCAGTACATACAACCCACCATGCGGCTGGCAGACATCGTGGTGCCCAGGG ggagtGGGAACGCGGTGGCCATCGATCTGATCGTGCAGCACGTGCACAGCCAACTGGAGGAG CGTGAACTCAGCGTGAG GGCTGCGCTGGCCTCGGCACACCAGTGCCACCCGTTGCCGCGGACGTTGAGCGTCCTTAAGAGCACGCCGCAGGTGCGGGGCATGCACACCATCATCAG GGACAAGGAGACCAGTCGCGACGAGTTCATCTTCTACTCCAAGAGGCTGATGCGGCTGCTCATCGAGCACGCGCTCTCCTTCCTGCCCTTCCAG GACTGCATCGTGCAGACCCCGCAGGGCCAGGACTACGAGGGCAAGTGCTACGCCGGGAAGCAG ATCACCGGCGTGTCCATCCTGCGGGCGGGCGAGACCATGGAGCCGGCGCTGCGGGCCGTGTGCAAGGACGTGCGCATCGGCACGATCCTCATCCAGACCAACCAGCTCACGGGGGAGCCCGAG CTCCACTACCTGCGGCTGCCCAAGGACATCAGCGACGACCACGTGATCCTGATGGACTGCACCGTGTCCACGGGCGCCGCCGCCATGATGGCCGTGCGCGTGCTCCTG GACCACGACGTGCCCGAGGACAAGATCTTCCTGCTGTCGCTGCTCATGGCGGAAATGGGCGTGCACTCGGTGGCCTACGCGTTCCCCCGCGTGAAAATCATCACCACGGCCGTGGACAAGCGCGTCAACGACCTTTTCCGCATCATCCCGGGCATTG GGAACTTCGGTGACCGCTACTTCGGGACAGACGCGGCCCCCGACGGCAGCGACGAGGAGGAAGTGGCCGCCACAGGTTAG